A window from Centropristis striata isolate RG_2023a ecotype Rhode Island chromosome 4, C.striata_1.0, whole genome shotgun sequence encodes these proteins:
- the LOC131970167 gene encoding uncharacterized protein LOC131970167, translating to MTVHFQELTGVSLKDTFLTNIEKKGKRLLDFMRTVCAEKSKRILQAVTKLDILRGQLEGCSEDVKDMVLLLLPYFDDKEENLFHYVDQTCVAKDVPVERLPVNPCIVVCGTSCYASRHFMLSVDGKIVNDHIPNFVSAICLMFGAYYCLNIHYPVDLGSTLEFLQRCFFMINLERGTKVETKKNKKWLSVNPRVLTLIADLADQDWRGTW from the exons ATGACAGTACACTTCCAAGAGCTCACTGGGGTATCGCTGAAAGACACTTTCCTCACCAATAtcgaaaaaaagggaaaacggCTTCTGGACTTCATGAGAACCGTTTGTGCAGAGAAGAGCAAAAGAATTCTTCAGGCAGTCACAAAACTTGACATTCTGAGAGGACAGTTGGAGGGCTGCTCGGAGGATGTTAAAGACATggttctccttcttcttccctACTTTGATGACAAAGAGGAGAACCTCTTTCACTATGTTGACCAGACGTGTGTGGCAAAAGATGTACCAGTGGAAAGATTGCCTGTGAATCCATGTATTGTTGTATGTG GAACCTCTTGCTATGCCTCAAGACACTTCATGCTGAGTGTGGATGGAAAGATTGTGAATGACCACATCCCCAACTTCGTCTCTGCCATCTGTCTCATGTTTGGAGCATACTATTGCCTGAATATTCACTATCCTGTTGATCTGGGCTCAACACTTGAGTTTCTTCAGAg GTGTTTCTTCATGATCAACCTTGAGAGGGGCACAAAAGTTGAAacaaagaagaacaagaagtGGCTGTCGGTGAACCCAAGAGTCCTCACCCTCATCGCAGATCTCGCCGACCAGGACTGGAGAGGGACTTGGTAA